Proteins from a single region of Pseudodesulfovibrio portus:
- a CDS encoding cytochrome C oxidase subunit IV family protein, giving the protein MNEQTRHHGPGYGVFVGIWGALMALTAVTVWVAGVDLGFLNVVVALSVASVKASLVVFIFMHLKYENLTLKLMVLTAFVILAIFIGLTFFDTAYR; this is encoded by the coding sequence ATGAACGAACAGACACGGCATCACGGCCCCGGCTACGGGGTGTTCGTCGGAATCTGGGGCGCACTCATGGCGCTCACGGCGGTCACGGTCTGGGTGGCTGGGGTCGACCTCGGCTTCCTGAACGTGGTCGTCGCCCTGTCCGTGGCCTCGGTCAAGGCGTCCCTGGTGGTCTTCATCTTCATGCACCTCAAGTACGAGAACCTGACGCTCAAGCTCATGGTCCTCACGGCCTTTGTCATCCTGGCCATCTTCATAGGCCTCACCTTTTTCGACACGGCGTACAGGTAA